Proteins encoded together in one Shewanella acanthi window:
- a CDS encoding YbhB/YbcL family Raf kinase inhibitor-like protein → MKQVYKSIMGLGIFVASLGCAQAITLTSTDIAEGEKLSEQFVFKGFGCDGGNLSPQLAWKDAPAGTKAYAITAYDPDAPTGSGWWHWAVYNLGGDQQSLAQGAGSKPNGLPKGAIALKNDFGTTDFGGACPPEGHGLHRYEFTVWALPSELELPKDASPALLGFMLRANALASAKLTAVYHR, encoded by the coding sequence ATGAAGCAGGTTTATAAATCGATAATGGGACTCGGGATTTTCGTGGCGTCATTAGGCTGTGCGCAGGCGATAACCCTCACTAGTACCGATATTGCAGAGGGTGAAAAGTTATCTGAACAGTTTGTTTTTAAAGGTTTTGGTTGTGATGGTGGTAATCTCTCGCCGCAACTCGCTTGGAAGGATGCACCAGCAGGAACCAAAGCCTATGCAATTACCGCCTATGACCCCGATGCCCCTACAGGGAGCGGCTGGTGGCACTGGGCGGTTTATAATCTCGGTGGCGATCAACAATCATTAGCCCAAGGTGCAGGTTCAAAACCCAATGGTTTACCTAAGGGGGCCATTGCGCTCAAAAACGATTTTGGTACGACTGACTTTGGCGGCGCGTGCCCACCAGAGGGACATGGGCTGCACAGATATGAGTTTACCGTATGGGCGTTGCCCAGCGAGCTAGAGTTACCAAAGGATGCATCCCCCGCGTTATTAGGATTTATGTTAAGGGCCAACGCACTCGCTAGCGCCAAGCTCACCGCTGTTTACCATCGTTAA
- a CDS encoding MFS transporter, with the protein MSAEQLSDTHASSLAATSTPASTSTAHQSPLARQQPELSFWQIFNMCFGFLGIQFGFALQNANVSRIFQTLGASIDDIPILWIAAPLTGLIVQPIIGYLSDNTWGRLGRRRPYFLIGAVFTTLALFIMPHSPTLWIAAGMLWIMDASINIAMEPFRAFVGDNLPKRQRTQGYAMQSFFIGIGAVIASALPYILSNYFGVANTAAEGEIADSVKYAFYFGGAVLFLAVAWTVFSTKEYSPEELASFHFDESNPVKTATGRSRSQRQYQLGGYIWMGLGALFTLAIWSQDLDKQLYILSLGILAFGPLQLYCAMRLRPTASLDHLQTPKSRGLVFSVVDDMFHMPRAMKQLAVVQFFSWFALFAMWIYSTAAVTSYHYGSTDVLSKAYNEGADWVGVLFASYSGFSAVAALFIPQLAKRIGIRLTHTFNMSCGGVGLISFYFIQDPSLLWLPMIGVGIAWASILSVPYAMLSGALPTKKMGVYMGIFNFFIVIPQLLAASVLGLILNSLFEGKPIYALVLGGVLMICAGIAVLFVDQGETQAPR; encoded by the coding sequence ATGTCTGCGGAACAGCTCTCAGATACTCACGCAAGCAGCCTAGCTGCAACAAGCACCCCAGCCTCAACGTCTACAGCACATCAATCCCCCCTTGCGAGACAACAACCAGAGCTCAGTTTCTGGCAGATTTTTAATATGTGCTTTGGTTTCCTTGGGATCCAATTTGGTTTTGCCCTGCAAAATGCCAACGTCAGCCGCATTTTCCAAACCCTCGGCGCCTCAATTGATGACATTCCTATTCTCTGGATTGCCGCGCCGTTAACGGGGCTGATTGTACAGCCCATTATTGGTTATTTAAGTGATAACACTTGGGGGCGACTCGGTCGCCGTCGCCCCTACTTTTTAATAGGCGCAGTGTTTACCACCTTGGCACTGTTTATCATGCCACACTCGCCAACCCTGTGGATTGCGGCGGGGATGTTATGGATCATGGATGCATCGATAAACATCGCCATGGAACCCTTCCGTGCCTTCGTGGGTGACAATTTACCTAAACGTCAGCGCACCCAAGGCTATGCGATGCAGAGCTTTTTTATCGGGATTGGCGCCGTAATCGCCTCGGCTCTGCCCTATATTTTGAGTAACTATTTTGGTGTGGCCAATACGGCCGCTGAAGGTGAAATAGCCGATTCCGTTAAATATGCCTTCTATTTTGGCGGTGCAGTGCTGTTTTTAGCCGTTGCTTGGACCGTATTTTCAACCAAAGAGTATTCGCCTGAGGAGCTTGCCTCGTTCCATTTTGACGAATCCAATCCAGTCAAAACTGCAACGGGTCGCAGCCGCAGTCAACGACAGTACCAGTTAGGTGGCTATATTTGGATGGGTTTAGGTGCCCTTTTCACCTTAGCGATTTGGTCGCAGGACTTAGACAAACAGCTTTATATCTTAAGCTTAGGCATTTTAGCCTTTGGCCCATTGCAACTTTACTGTGCAATGCGTTTACGCCCTACTGCAAGCCTCGACCACTTACAAACACCTAAGTCCCGCGGATTAGTCTTTAGCGTGGTAGACGATATGTTTCATATGCCAAGGGCGATGAAGCAATTGGCAGTCGTGCAATTTTTCTCATGGTTTGCCCTCTTTGCCATGTGGATTTACAGCACCGCCGCAGTGACTTCCTATCACTATGGCAGCACTGATGTCCTCTCTAAAGCCTATAACGAAGGGGCAGATTGGGTTGGGGTGCTATTTGCCTCCTACAGTGGTTTCTCTGCCGTTGCCGCACTGTTTATTCCACAGCTTGCTAAACGCATCGGTATTCGTCTCACCCACACCTTCAACATGAGCTGCGGTGGCGTTGGCCTAATTAGTTTCTATTTTATTCAAGATCCAAGTCTATTATGGCTCCCCATGATTGGCGTCGGCATTGCCTGGGCCTCAATTTTGTCGGTGCCATACGCCATGTTATCGGGCGCGTTGCCAACCAAAAAAATGGGTGTTTACATGGGTATTTTCAACTTCTTTATTGTGATCCCACAGTTGCTAGCCGCCAGTGTATTGGGGTTGATCCTCAACAGCTTATTTGAGGGTAAACCGATTTATGCCTTAGTTCTAGGTGGCGTGTTGATGATTTGCGCTGGCATTGCCGTGTTGTTTGTCGATCAAGGTGAAACTCAAGCACCACGCTGA
- a CDS encoding glycoside hydrolase family 15 protein: protein MTLFTSIKNGQATPLKRPEIKLTKAAFATTAILLGSLSLSACSQNEQSASPVTADNVAPGAPGKAPTWAYSGKTGIGTSYEPYVQGQYQDSAQNPVSRVWFSLAQGILTETMYGLIHNAQLKELQFVITGNGFVDTEKENTVSHIEYLDTDTHGRPQSLAYRIINKDVEGKYQIEKHIFTDPDRDSLMMRVTFTAFEPGITPHLYVNPHIDNAGGNDIGLIEGQALIAYTAEQNSSVMTVKTDVDFTTATTGFVGLSDGLADLTDNGKIDTPYSRTSNDNTSVGNIGFTTSYPTLAPDTPTNINLVIGFGHDKASSLANADATLNAGYDAVRSHYQSGWHNYLASLASLPTMATNTTDNGKLLYTSAMVLKAQEDKTHAGALIASLSNPWGDTVSAVKPSTGYKAVWPRDFYQCAMAFLAMGDNQTPKVAFEYLKKVQVSNKTPGFSGTPGWFLQKTHVDGQVEWVGVQLDQTAMPIMLGWKLWQAGVLSSDDISYWYQHMLKPAAQFLVTGGEINLDWNHSKITPPKTQQERWEEQAGYSPSTTAAVIAGLVAASEIAKNANDIEASNTFLHSARQLSNELEQHLVTTQGVLTNLQGETTPYYLRLSPNGNPNNNDSLAANNGRAGLDQRKILDAGFLELVRYGVRGATDKLINQSLAMLDNTELEDNLRVKYNFTAKDGSSVPGFRRYGNDGYGEDTQTGANYAESGRDSDNQRGRVWPFFTGERGHFALALAAANEELSGDKANETKSQLINTYVQGMETFANEGMMLPEQAWDGVGNDSRYQYQYGQGTNSATPLAWTHAEYVKLVRSMTDGQVWDSYPIVPEALATK from the coding sequence ATGACCTTATTTACTTCTATTAAAAATGGGCAAGCTACACCGTTGAAAAGACCTGAGATCAAACTAACGAAAGCCGCATTTGCCACCACAGCTATCTTACTTGGCAGTTTGAGCCTCAGCGCCTGTTCTCAGAATGAGCAAAGCGCGAGCCCAGTAACGGCCGATAATGTCGCCCCAGGCGCACCAGGTAAGGCGCCAACTTGGGCCTATTCGGGTAAAACCGGTATTGGCACCTCCTATGAGCCCTATGTTCAAGGTCAATATCAAGACAGCGCTCAAAATCCCGTGAGCCGCGTGTGGTTTTCCCTCGCACAGGGGATTTTGACCGAAACCATGTATGGCCTCATCCACAATGCTCAGCTTAAAGAACTGCAATTTGTGATCACAGGTAATGGCTTTGTCGATACCGAAAAAGAGAACACAGTCAGCCATATCGAGTATTTGGATACGGATACCCATGGCCGCCCACAATCCCTTGCCTATAGGATTATTAATAAGGATGTGGAAGGTAAGTATCAGATAGAAAAACATATTTTTACCGACCCAGACCGTGACAGCCTAATGATGCGAGTGACCTTTACCGCGTTTGAGCCAGGGATCACGCCGCATTTATATGTTAATCCCCATATCGATAATGCCGGTGGAAATGACATTGGCCTTATCGAAGGACAGGCGCTTATCGCCTACACCGCCGAGCAAAACAGCAGTGTCATGACGGTGAAAACCGATGTTGATTTCACCACTGCGACCACAGGTTTTGTGGGCCTATCCGATGGTCTTGCCGATCTCACCGACAACGGCAAAATCGACACCCCATATTCGCGCACCAGCAATGACAACACTAGTGTCGGTAATATCGGTTTTACCACAAGTTACCCAACGCTTGCGCCCGATACCCCAACGAACATCAATCTGGTCATAGGTTTTGGCCACGATAAGGCAAGCAGTCTCGCCAATGCCGATGCGACCCTTAATGCGGGTTACGATGCTGTACGCAGTCATTATCAATCGGGTTGGCATAACTATTTAGCTTCACTTGCCAGTCTGCCAACAATGGCAACAAACACAACAGACAATGGCAAACTGCTGTACACCAGCGCCATGGTGCTTAAGGCACAGGAAGATAAAACCCATGCGGGCGCGCTGATTGCGTCACTCTCAAACCCTTGGGGCGACACAGTATCGGCGGTTAAACCGAGTACGGGTTATAAAGCAGTATGGCCTCGGGATTTCTACCAGTGTGCGATGGCCTTTTTAGCCATGGGTGATAATCAAACACCAAAGGTGGCCTTTGAGTATTTAAAAAAGGTTCAAGTTAGCAATAAAACCCCTGGGTTTAGTGGCACTCCGGGCTGGTTCCTGCAAAAGACCCATGTCGATGGCCAAGTTGAATGGGTTGGCGTGCAATTAGATCAAACGGCGATGCCAATCATGCTCGGCTGGAAACTTTGGCAGGCGGGAGTACTTAGCAGTGATGACATCAGCTATTGGTACCAGCACATGCTCAAACCTGCTGCACAGTTTTTAGTGACGGGCGGTGAAATAAACCTTGATTGGAACCACAGCAAGATAACACCGCCCAAGACCCAACAGGAACGCTGGGAAGAACAGGCAGGATACTCTCCTTCGACCACTGCGGCAGTCATCGCTGGTCTAGTGGCGGCGAGTGAAATCGCCAAAAATGCCAATGACATCGAGGCAAGTAATACTTTCCTTCACTCTGCCAGACAGTTAAGTAATGAGCTTGAGCAACATTTGGTCACTACTCAAGGAGTCCTCACCAATTTACAGGGTGAAACAACACCTTACTATCTGCGTTTAAGCCCTAATGGCAATCCAAACAACAATGACAGTTTGGCGGCCAATAATGGTAGAGCGGGATTAGACCAACGCAAAATTCTCGATGCGGGCTTTTTAGAATTAGTGCGTTATGGTGTGCGCGGTGCAACGGACAAGCTAATAAACCAAAGTCTTGCCATGTTGGATAACACCGAGCTTGAGGACAATTTACGCGTTAAATACAACTTTACCGCAAAGGACGGTAGCAGCGTTCCAGGCTTTAGACGTTATGGCAACGACGGTTACGGAGAAGATACCCAAACGGGGGCAAACTACGCCGAATCTGGTCGCGACAGCGATAACCAACGCGGTCGAGTTTGGCCATTCTTCACGGGCGAACGGGGTCACTTTGCACTCGCCCTAGCGGCAGCCAACGAGGAACTGAGCGGTGATAAAGCCAATGAGACCAAATCGCAGCTAATCAACACCTACGTACAAGGGATGGAAACCTTCGCAAACGAGGGAATGATGCTCCCAGAACAGGCCTGGGATGGTGTGGGTAATGACAGCCGCTACCAGTACCAATATGGCCAGGGAACCAATTCGGCTACACCATTGGCTTGGACCCACGCAGAATACGTGAAATTAGTGCGCTCGATGACCGATGGCCAAGTATGGGATAGCTACCCTATCGTGCCAGAAGCATTGGCTACTAAATAA